One Nicotiana sylvestris chromosome 12, ASM39365v2, whole genome shotgun sequence genomic window carries:
- the LOC104222816 gene encoding mediator of RNA polymerase II transcription subunit 13 isoform X1: protein MWTNVFKIGGLHQISWFQFLPHESDVSSLVDKSVKLDKKDAATWLVLSSHLQLQKEGFLSTWTNSFVGPWDPSQGLHNPDEKIKLWLFLPGQHSSVVEKAQSAVSKLRVLASGLWVAPGDSEEVAAALSQALRNCMERKLRGLSYVRYGDVFTRHHPFSQNEELFRKGQPVVEFIFSATEEAIFVHVIISAKHIRALSSGDIDKISEDTSNVSGERLPVIVSPHGMRGRLTGCCPADLVKQVYLSSCKFSASNGIVGLPCNVSRSGYQLKGQNCYVEVSLGCTTPGNNNIKESSRMLIYPPEAILVPVVQTACARSSLKRFWLQNWIGPSLSFTSSFMHCFDFNSDAKVNSTDGSWLDANITRSNRHYNSSSNSNSSSVSSVSTSSSDSDYKISGAGDLEADADSLMCRPSGLSSVDQSQNDNLKAGFKRSRTGISESFSQAGAVINPSTSDYASMEVNNSAITGGNDQTGLQWGWDDDDRGVGMDIQALLSEFGDFGDFFENDVLPFGEPPGTAESQALMFPAADSADVGSSPCPSMMDVQDQMLLPVGFPSFDSFNQPPPPASLDDSLGKQQEVIKSTAVTNQVNNASAAIAGEFDHLIKAEALMTFAPEYGAVETPTGEKPHSIFRNPYLPKSREVDTSNSSSNSYVYSATPPLSPCFDACEEKSGVTVNLKTGAGKRDTSSIIQSKRYYTHIESGKQKNDGKLCGSDHSCATREAQVAQSPFYGFNSTNSVKSIHNKTQKANEVLLKADSFGQSMKTVLATEVECLMCQAFMCKIRHTLLSSSSYLPVGASRMSGSTIINQPQGEAVVTVDNLSSKSEMKKKEIIPVRIAGDIDGGLLDGTLNAPVGVWRSVGVSKGMKQPSSALEACHSVQHNSFIEESMLAYGLRQPLQELLDGMALLVQQATSLVDVALDADNNDGPYGWLALQEQWRRGFSCGPSMVHAGCGGVLASCHSLDIAGVELIDPLSADVQASFTLTLLQNDIKTAMKSAFGTMEGPLSVVDWCKGRSQSNDGGISGDGFSAESTASASECRDSSSTISFSVGEPISPSQSSAGGSSLKDGIRVDEASERRLSQDTCLSESEQLPGSRLRPTLSAVPYPAILVGYQDDWLKTSPSSLQLWEKAPFEPYAMPKHMSYYVVCPDINALTTAATDFFQQLGTVYETCKLGTHSPQCMGNEMEIDSGKNVSSGFVLIDCPQSMKIDSSSTSMLGSISDYFLSLSNGWDLESYLKSLSKVLRNLKLSSCMTMNPKEGSTGPCTVIYVVCPFPEPLAVLQTVVESSIAVGSVVLSSDKERRSTLQNQVGKALSYSAAVDESLSNVLTLSGFCIPKLVLQIVTVDAIFRVTSPALSELLVLKEIAFTVYNKARRISRGSSSDMVQSSSMSGRSHPVLMQMTSPVPGMWKDCVGPRSIGTSLQREAELDASLRSGSWDNWQTSRGGSLGCDPNRIGDFSIQDEVRYLFEPLYILAEPGSLDRGLSFPMSGNLMAESSKLLLDDGTSGNFMQSSASSGGGDTGPNTQSETSEPDGSGSAHQKSLPSLHCCYGWTEDWRWLVCIWTDSRGELLDNYIYPFGGISSRQDTKGLQSLFVQILQQGCQILQACPPESAIAKPRDFVIARIGSFFELECQEWQKALYAIGGSEVKKWSLQLRRSVPDGMSASSNGASLQQQEIGLIQERALPSSPSPLYSPHSKVSSFMKGGMGQPSTRKQLIGGQGMVDNSRGLLQWVQSISFVSVSIDHSLQLMFQADIVSHGTSQSSGVVSQPGYLEGYTPVKSLGSTSTSYILIPSPNMRFLPPVGLQLRTCLTAESPPLAHLLHSKGCAIPLSTGFVVSKAVPTMRRDARGISKEEWPSVLSVGLVDYYGGSNIIQEKFLKGVGKVGGRGASSETRDVEVETHLILENIAAELHALSWMTVSPAYLERRSALPFHCDMVLRLRRLLHFADKEVSRQPEKTQV from the exons ATGTGGACAAATGTGTTCAAGATC GGTGGCTTACATCAGATATCTTGGTTTCAGTTTCTTCCTCATGAATCTGATGTCAGCTCTCTGGTGGACAAGAG TGTGAAGCTGGATAAGAAAGACGCTGCTACATGGCTCGTGCTCTCATCGCATCTGCAATTGCAGAAGGAAGGGTTTCTCAGCACGTGGACCAATTCCTTTGTTGGACCTTGGGACCCATCTCAGGGTCTTCATAACCCTG ATGAGAAGATCAAGCTCTGGCTTTTTCTCCCTGGGCAGCATTCATCTGTTGTTGAAAAGGCACAGTCAGCTGTATCCAAATTACGAG TTTTGGCATCTGGTCTCTGGGTGGCTCCTGGAGATTCAGAAGAGGTTGCTGCTGCGCTATCTCAGGCCTTAAGGAATTGCATGGAAAG AAAACTAAGAGGACTTTCATATGTGAGATATGGAGATGTATTTACTAGACACCATCCATTTTCACAGAATGAAGAGTTGTTCAG GAAGGGACAGCCAGTGGTTGAGTTCATATTTTCTGCTACGGAAGAGGCTATCTTTGTCCACGTTATAATATCTGCAAA GCATATACGAGCACTTTCAAGTGGTGACATTGATAAAATATCAGAGGATACATCTAATGTCTCTGGTGAGAGGCTTCCAG TTATTGTCTCACCTCATGGAATGCGTGGGAGGCTCACTGGATGTTGCCCTGCTGATCTTGTGAAGCAAGTGTATCTTAG TTCCTGCAAGTTTAGTGCTTCAAACGGTATTGTTGGGCTACCATGCAATGTTTCTCGATCTGGTTATCAGCTTAAGGGACAGAATTGCTATGTTGAAGTTAGCCTTGGCTGCACTACACCAGGAAACAACAATATAAAAGAAAGTTCAAGAATGCTTATTTACCCTCCTGAGGCTATTCTTGTTCCAGTGGTGCAAACAGCATGTGCTAGATCTTCTCTAAAAAG ATTCTGGCTGCAGAACTGGATTGGGCCCTCATTGTCCTTTACATCCTCCTTTATGCATTG TTTTGATTTTAATAGTGATGCCAAAGTCAATTCGACAGATGGATCTTGGCTTGACGCAAACATCACGCGCTCAAATCGGCATTATAACAGTAGTAGTAATAGCAATAGTAGTAGTGTTAGCAGCGTAAGTACCTCTTCCAGTGATAGTGACTACAAGATCTCAGGAGCTGGCGATCTTGAAGCAGATGCAGATTCTTTGATGTGTAGACCATCTGGATTATCTTCTGTGGATCAGTCTCAAAATGACAATCTTAAAGCG GGCTTTAAGAGGTCACGAACTGGGATTTCAGAGTCATTTAGTCAGGCAGGAGCAGTGATAAATCCATCAACAAGTGACTATGCCTCAATGGAAGTTAATAATTCTGCAATAACTGGAGGAAATGACCAGACTGGGCTTCAGTGGGGTTGGGATGATGATGATAGAGGTGTAGGCATGGATATTCAGGCACTTCTCTCAGAGTTTGGAGATTTTGGTGACTTCTTTGAGAATGATGTTTTGCCATTTGGAGAG CCTCCAGGAACTGCAGAGTCTCAGGCTCTTATGTTTCCTGCAGCAGATAGTGCGGATGTTGGTAGCAGCCCCTGTCCTTCGATGATGGATGTGCAAGATCAGATGCTTTTGCCAGTAGGTTTTCCATCATTTGATAGCTTTAATCAACCACCACCGCCAGCAAGTCTGGATGATTCACTGGGCAAACAGCAAGAAGTTATAAAAAGCACTGCAGTTACTAATCAAGTAAACAATGCTTCAGCAGCTATTGCTGGTGAATTCGATCACTTAATTAAAGCTGAAGCTCTGATGACATTTGCTCCTGAGTATGGAGCAGTTGAAACCCCTACAGGTGAGAAGCCCCATTCGATTTTTAGGAATCCCTATCTCCCGAAGTCCCGGGAAGTGGATACTTCAAATTCAAGCTCAAATAGCTATGTCTACTCTGCAACCCCACCTTTATCGCCTTGCTTTGACGCATGTGAGGAGAAGTCTGGTGTTACTGTAAACCTCAAAACAGGTGCTGGAAAGCGTGATACAAGCTCCATTATTCAATCAAAGAGATATTACACTCATATTGAAAGTGGAAAACAGAAAAACGACGGCAAGTTGTGTGGTTCTGACCATAGTTGCGCTACACGTGAGGCTCAAGTAGCACAGTCTCCATTTTATGGTTTCAATTCGACAAATTCTGTTAAATCTATCCACAATAAAACCCAGAAAGCCAATGAAGTGTTACTAAAAGCAGACAGCTTTGGTCAATCAATGAAAACTGTGCTAGCAACAGAAGTTGAATGCCTTATGTGCCAGGCATTTATGTGTAAGATACGGCATACACTATTATCTTCAAGCAGCTACCTTCCTGTTGGCGCGAGCAGGATGTCAGGGAGTACCATTATAAACCAGCCACAAGGTGAAGCAGTGGTTACAGTGGACAATTTGTCAAGCAAATCcgagatgaaaaagaaagaaataataccAGTCAGGATAGCGGGTGATATTGATGGAGGATTACTGGATGGGACCCTTAATGCACCAGTTGGTGTGTGGCGCTCTGTTGGAGTTTCTAAGGGCATGAAACAACCATCATCTGCTTTAGAAGCTTGCCACTCTGTTCAGCATAATTCTTTCATTGAGGAAAGTATGCTAGCTTATGGGCTACGGCAAccgcttcaggaactccttgatggGATGGCTTTACTTGTGCAGCAAGCTACATCTCTTGTTGATGTTGCACTAGATGCTGATAATAATGATGGTCCTTATGGTTGGCTCGCACTGCAGGAGCAGTGGAGGCGTGGCTTTTCATGTGGACCATCCATGGTTCATGCAGGTTGTGGGGGAGTATTGGCTTCCTGTCATTCACTGGATATTGCTGGCGTGGAGCTTATTGATCCACTTTCAGCTGAT GTTCAGGCATCATTTACCCTCACTCTGCTGCAGAATGATATAAAAACAGCTATGAAATCTGCTTTTGGTACTATGGAAGGTCCTTTATCTGTTGTTGATTGGTGCAAAGGTCGCAGTCAATCAAATGATGGGGGAATATCTGGTGATGGTTTTTCTGCAGAGTCCACTGCAAGTGCAAGTGAATGTCGAGATTCTTCAAGTACCATATCTTTTTCTGTTGGAGAACCTATAAGTCCATCTCAGTCCTCCGCTGGCGGATCTAGTTTGAAAG ATGGAATTAGGGTGGATGAGGCAAGTGAACGCAGATTAAGCCAAGACACTTGCCTATCAGAGTCAGAGCAGCTACCAGGCTCAAGGCTTAGGCCAACATTGTCTGCAGTACCGTATCCTGCTATACTTGTTGG ATACCAAGACGATTGGCTTAAGACATCACCTAGTTCTCTTCAGCTCTGGGAAAAGGCACCTTTTGAGCCTTATGCAATGCCCAAGCAT atGTCATATTACGTTGTCTGCCCAGACATCAATGCTCTAACAACAGCTGCAACTGATTTTTTCCAACAGCTTGGAACTG tttatgAAACATGCAAACTGGGAACTCATTCACCTCAATGTATGGGAAATGAGATGGAGATAGACTCCGGGAAGAATGTATCTTCTGGTTTTGTTCTGATTGATTGCCCTCAGTCAATGAAGATAGACAGCAGTAGCACATCTATGCTGGGATCAATCAGTGATTATTTCCTATCCCTCTCCAATGGCTGGGATTTAGAAAGCTATCTGAAGTCTCTCTCAAAAGTTCTCAGGAATTTAAAGCTTAGTTCATGCATGACCATGAATCCAAAAGAAGGAAGTACTGGTCCATGTACA GTGATATACGTGGTTTGCCCTTTCCCTGAGCCTCTTGCGGTCCTACAGACGGTGGTTGAATCTTCTATTGCTGTTGGATCAGTGGTTCTTTCTTCAGACAAAGAGAGGCGATCTACACTGCAGAATCAAGTCGGGAAGGCCTTAAGTTACTCAGCAGCAGTGGATGAGTCACTCTCAAATGTTTTAACACTTTCAGGGTTTTGTATTCCTAAGTTGGTATTGCAGATTGTAACTGTTGATGCAATTTTTAGGGTTACAAGTCCTGCTCTGAGTGAGCTTCTCGTCCTAAAGGAAATTGCTTTCACAGTTTATAACAAAGCCCGCAGAATATCTCGAGGGTCCTCCAGTGACATGGTTCAGTCATCATCCATGTCTGGTAGATCTCACCCGGTCTTGATGCAAATGACTTCCCCAGTTCCAGGTATGTGGAAGGACTGTGTTGGTCCTCGAAGCATAGGAACTTCCCTTCAGAGAGAGGCTGAACTTGATGCTAGCCTAAGGTCTGGTAGTTGGGACAACTGGCAAACATCAAGAGGGGGAAGTCTGGGATGTGATCCAAAcagaattggggatttttctatccAAGATGAAGTTCGTTATTTGTTTGAGCCCCTTTACATTCTTGCTGAACCAGGTTCATTGGATCGTGGACTCTCATTTCCTATGTCGGGTAATCTAATGGCTGAATCTTCAAAGCTTTTGTTAGATGATGGTACAAGTGGAAATTTTATGCAGAGTTCAGCTTCTTCAGGTGGCGGAGACACTGGACCAAACACACAGTCTGAAACATCTGAACCAGATGGCTCTGGTTCTGCACATCAAAAGTCACTTCCAAGCCTGCATTGTTGTTATGGATGGACTGAGGATTGGCGCTGGCTGGTTTGTATATGGACAGATTCCAGGGGAGAATTGCTTGATAATTATATATATCCATTTGGAGGAATTAGTAGTAGGCAGGATACGAAAGGTCTGCAATCCTTGTTTGTGCAAATTTTGCAGCAAGGATGCCAGATACTTCAGGCATGCCCTCCCGAGTCTGCCATTGCCAAGCCTAGGGATTTTGTTATTGCACGTATTGGAAGCTTCTTTGAGCTTGAATGCCAGG AATGGCAAAAAGCCCTGTATGCAATTGGGGGATCTGAGGTGAAGAAATGGTCTCTGCAGCTAAGACGATCCGTGCCTGATGGAATGTCGGCAAGTAGTAATGGGGCATCCTTGCAGCAACAGGAAATAGGTCTGATTCAGGAAAGAGCACTTCCTTCCTCCCCTAGTCCATTGTACAGTCCTCACTCAAAGGTTTCCTCTTTCATGAAAGGTGGCATGGGGCAACCATCCACAAGGAAGCAGTTAATTGGCGGACAGGGTATGGTGGACAACTCGAGGGGTTTACTTCAATGGGTGCAAAGCATTAGTTTTGTCTCTGTTTCAATTGATCATTCCTTACAGCTTATGTTCCAAGCAGATATAGTGAGTCATG GGACAAGTCAAAGTAGTGGCGTTGTGAGTCAGCCAGGTTATCTTGAAGGTTATACTCCAGTGAAGTCCCTTGGTTCTACATCCACCTCCTATATTCTAATCCCGTCACCAAATATGCGATTCCTACCTCCTGTTGGTCTTCAGCTTCGCACTTGCCTAACTGCTGAATCACCACCACTCGCCCATCTTCTCCACAGCAAGGGCTGTGCTATCCCTCTTTCAACTGGTTTTGTGGTTTCAAAAGCAGTACCTACAATGAGGAGAGATGCAAGGGGCATCTCTAAAGAGGAATGGCCCTCAGTTCTTTCTGTCGGGCTCGTTGATTACTATGGTGGCAGCAACATCATCCAGGAAAAATTCTTGAAGGGTGTCGGCAAGGTTGGGGGAAGGGGTGCAAGCTCAGAAACGAGAGACGTTGAAGTAGAGACTCACTTGATTCTCGAGAACATAGCTGCAGAGCTCCATGCTTTATCATGGATGACTGTAAGTCCAGCATACTTGGAGAGAAGATCTGCTTTGCCTTTTCATTGTGACATGGTATTAAGGCTTCGAAGGCTCCTTCACTTTGCTGATAAGGAAGTTTCTCGGCAACCTGAGAAAACCCAAGTTTAG